The window CTGAAAATAAAGATGCTGTCATCCCAGCTATAGTCGTGCCCTTCCCATCACAGAACTTCAGTGCAATCAAGCACGATTGCCCACGTCTGTTCAGGTGAGCCTGGGCAGTGGTATAGCAAGCAGGGGTGCAGCAAATCAAGATCAAGAGGGAAATGTGCACTACACGACCTTCGTGTGCTATTGTCCCAATTCTGCAAGGACGCATTGaacattcagagtagcagccgtgttcgtctgtattcgcaaaaagaaaaggagtacttgtggcatcttagagactaacaaatttatttgagcatgagcttttgtgagctacagctcacttcatcggatgcatctttttcttttctttttgcattgaaCATTGTCAatgcaacttccattgacttcagtgggagctgaggcccACTGGCACCTTGCAAAAGAGCATCTTGTGGAGTCAGGCCTATATGACTAGCAGAAGCCAGTGCTATTTGTCACTCATTCTCATGAGCAACCGCAGTTGCTATTTCTGCACTTAAATAGCACCGtgcacccaaggatctcaaagggcTTCACCAGCATTAATTTGTTTAGTCcctaagctcaaataaatttgttagcgacaagtactccttttctttttgcattgaaCATTGTCAatgcaacttccattgacttcagtgggagctgaggcccACTGGCACCTTGCAAAAGAGCATCTTGTGGGGTCAGGCCTATATGTCTAGCAGAAGCCAGTGCTATTTGTCACTCATTCTCATGAGCAACCACTGTCATTTTCTGCACTTAAATAGCACGGTGCACCCAAAGATCTCAAAGGGCTTCACCAGCATTAATTTGGTTAGTCCTTGTTGTATAGCTGGGTAAGCTGGGGCATCacaagtgacttgttcaaggtcacacaacaagtcgttggcagagctgggaaacaaAACCCAGAAATCCCAACTCCAAGTCAATATTGCCTTCCAGTGAATGCTAATTGCAGGCAGCATGAGGCGGAGTGAGATGGACAATTTGGGACAGTGTTGCAGCCAAGAAGATCAGGTGAGTCAGTGGCACCGTGCATCCAGATCAGCTTGTTGCAAGTGCAAGCTGTGAGTGACTCAGTTCTGCAGTTCATCTTTGCAGTGTCACTTGGGGGACGTAGCAGGGGCAGAGTTTACCAGGATGGTTGTTCTTGCAGCATCATTCTTGGTACCATAAAGTTGTAGTAGAAAATTACTAACAGGTCACTGAGAGAGCTTGGAAGGCAATACATACAAGCCAAACAGGATGGAGCCAGACCCCTAAAACAGACACTGAAAGCTTGCACAGTGCATCATACCACATTTTATCTTAATTAAATATAGGCGTTTGCCCAATAAAATGGATCATCCAAACACCCTTCCTTCTCCCGAATGGACAAAACTGAAGGGATCTGGCTCCTTTTTGTTGAATTTCGTATCTGATGTCAAATGTAACCCCCAGCACATACTCTACCCTGCAATCAAATGCAGCGTTTTGTCAGTTGATGATAAAGCCAATGCTCAACGAAGTCATTGTGATGAAGCAATGCACCTGAGTGCCAGCAATCAGTTAAATTAAATGAACAGCCCTGTCTTCCCCTCCACCATTCTGGCACTTTCTACATCTCAGGTTAATTAGCACAGGCGCAGAAGAGTACAATAATAAATTGCAAAGCTCCCTTCGAGCCAGCTCCCGGAATACATTTCTATAATAGAGTCACAGAACCTGTATATGgatgcgtgcgtgcgtgtgtgtgagggggaacaTTCATTGGATTGGTCAGATAAGAGACATATTGACCGGGTTCCTTATGACGTCTGTTCCTGGGTTGATCTGTCCATTATCCAAGGAGTGAATCATATTGACAGGTTGAATTATatttcagaagattttttttctccccctcctccaaagACCATTTGTAATCCTTGCACATTCGCTAGCTTTTAAAAGTGAGCTCCTCTGGAGCCGGGTTGCACTGAAGTCCTCCATCGAGCGTGAAGGAAGAGTTCTTTTGGTGGTGGGAACATGGACAAAATCTGTTCGGTCCAGTTCTGCCTTGGGCTCCTAACTGTTTTCTCCATAATGCTGTCGATACCATCTGCACATGGAAAACCTCTTGCATTACAAGGTAAGCTGAAACTCAGTATAGATGATGCAGGTAGGTACTTATCTCTGCTGGTTGATTGATTGGGGGATTTTCCTTTCTGCTTGACACAACCCTACAGCACTGATTTTCACATGGGAAGGAAATAAGGTTACCCATTACTACCTCCTTCTATTAAACATGTGAGCGACTGAGAGGCCTCATTCTATTTGTGTGACCTATGACCGTCCCTATGTCCATTTCTGGTGATATAATACATCACATTGAACAGTGACAGTGTCACATCAGAAGGAATGTGTCTGATGAGAATGTCTCTTGCTATTCATAAAGAAAATCTCTTAGGAAAAAAATGCCCTGGTATTACCCAGTGATGGTCCTGACACAGAACATATGAGATCTGACAGTTCCTAGGTGTCAGCACTCGACATTTTATCCAAGGTGGCTTCTTTTTTACCTGTTCTTCTTTCAGTAACTTAAGTGCATCTTGGCTTGCACTTATTCTGCAGGGAAATGGTGTCATTAATCTTCTTTGTTACATAGCCTTTGAGGGAAACAAGCAGCCAAATATAAGCTAGAAAATAACATtgcttttaaattgatttttcctcctctgttgCCCAGTTGATTTTGTAATAATGCCTTTTATTCTGATTGtgcatctgtattttttttcctaaagcaaACTCCAATATGCCTCACcatcaacatttcaaaatcacCATAACCCAAACCCTCTTTAAACTCGCCATGATAAACACATCCCTCTTGTGACTCAGCTAAATTCCAGGGGGTTAACTCCAGcttgtaactgagatcaggatcaggcccagtgacACTGGTCAAGGTACcatgccagggatgaatttggccagcATTTATGATCATTGGAGTAGGCACAGCTCCTCAGCACCCCCAGATTTAGGCAGCTGTGTCTAAACAGATGTCCCACACCTCCTAAGCCTCCACTAGGCTCCATGAGATCAGCTATAATAATAATGTGTTGGCCCCTGTGTGTATGTTTTGCTTTAAGACCATCAGGGTTAGATTAGGGTGAAGCCACTTTGGTAAAATGATTGCCCCTCATCTCCATGTGCGGAGGGAACGGGAGCCTGGAGGATCAGGAAGAGAAGAGTGCTGTTCCTCCGGCACCATTCCTGCCTGTCTATGGTCTCTGCATGAGCCCCTCCATAGCTTTGGGATCTGAAATGGGCTTGGAGCCTGGGCATTCTCCATGCATTGTCCCCACTGCTTGCCTCACAAAAGTTAACGCTGACTGTGTGCCCGACTCCTTGCTTCAGGCTATAAAAGAGACCGGCTGGGCCGAGCTGGGAGGTCCTGGTCTCTTCAGTACTACAGGGTCTCGGTGCATATGGCCCTGGTCTATGGTGACTGTCCATTGATCAGATATTGGTGGATCTGTGGGGTTTGGAGAGAATCTTTCCAGGGAGCAGCGACTCCCCACCCTCGCTAAGGGAGCAATACAGAGAACGTTCTGCCTAGGGGTTTCACAGAGGGCCCTGTCCCcgttctggcagcaggcagttgATTTAACAGGCTCTGGGAGGATTCCCCTTGTGCACAGGGAATCCCCGGGtgactttctgaggaaaatgAAGGTATGTCTTGGACATCCATACCAGCTGGCCCTGCCTGGCACCTGGAACAGTCGCTGGCCCCATGCTTGCCTCACAAAAGTTAACGCTGACTGTGTGCCCGACTCCTCTGTGTCCCCCATGGGTGAACAGGAGTAGCTCTGAGGCCAGGCTGCCCCGTGGCTGGCTCTAGACTGGGCGAACACAAAGGCTTTTTGTCACCTGTGCTGAGTGTATCTCAAGCACAGCAGGGGAGTTAGTACAGAGGTGGGGCTCTTACATCTACGCTGGAGGGAACTCCAGTAAGTGTGCGCCAGGGATCACCCCTGTATTGGTCTCAGGGAGACAGGCTGGAtggactcccagctcctccccagctccagTGCGATTctgtgggggcagctgggggggccaggagggAAGGGAGTCCCCAGTGAGTGGTGACGGACTAGGCAATGCAACTGTCTGACTCCCCTCTGTGTAACAGGGAGGGACCACATTGACCAGGACTGTTAGAAGCAGTAGCAGCCATGAAGCAgctctgctggggctgggggtgaggattgcaacccccacccacccatgggAGACCCCCCCTCCCAGTACgtctccctctccccgccccccatccctcccaaccTGCCATTATGCCGCAGCGAGACATTTCCTTCCTCCATTCTTTTGCTGGGGAACCCATTCATCCTGGCATCACCGCCTGAGAGAGGTGTTTTATGTGCTGCAGAAAGCCCAAGGTTTCTGGAGAGAGGAGACACCAATCACCAAGACATGCTGCTGACTCTGCTGCTTAACAAAAACCTCGGCTGGAGGCAACCAGCGGATAGCAGTAAGTGAGGGGGCGGGTGACACGCTCATCGATCCCATCTCCAGCTTCCCATCCCAGATCCCTGGAGGGAGCTTTGTTTATTTGaatactaagggcctgatccttaaGGGCTGAGCACCTGAATTACCACAGATTGCTATGGGAATGGAGCtcgctcagcaccttgtaggattggGACCTATACACAGTGGATCAGACTGTCTGGTACACTGGGGTTActtgatgctgcttttccattgcAAGTCTGACCTAAAGCCATCTTAGCTGGCCCCCAGAGGCTCTTGCAGCACAGGGGAATTCTCAGGTGGCACTGAATTGCCATAGACGCTTCTACAGTCCCCCACGCTCCCCGTAGCAGACACAAGTGGCATGGCTAGTGACCAGGAAGACTGACTGAAGCGTCCCTCCACCCCAGTGATCCCTGGCTGCTAGAAAGAGTTCTATCCGGTGCCAGCAGACTGGTCCCGCTCAGAGCAAGCCCCAGGTCGAGGGGAGGAAAGCCACTtttgacaccccctcccccatgccgcAACTAGCGGCCCTCGGATGCAGCTCAGGGTCTGGCTGGAATGTTAAAACTTATGCAAGATCTTCAACAGGAGCTCATACAAATAGTTGATCATCATTTATATCCAGGGTAATTGCTTTACAGAGAGCAAAGAGGTGATCCAGCTCAGCCGGAGTCCACGCTTAGTAAGGTTTCTCTGGATGAGCTAAGAACCAAGGGGAATGCCCATCCGAACCTGACTTATTGTTAAAGTTGGGAAAAGTTCAGCCAATGGGATTTTTCTTGCTGATCCGTCCCTTTGCAGTTCTGGTTCGGCAGGGACCGGAGGCACTGAGCTATCACGTGGGACGTTATCCCACCCGTGAGATGTGACATGACCAAAAACCAGAGAGTGTAATTCTAAGGGCTCCAGGCCTTTCTGTCGATTTTGGCAGGATCCCAACCCCAGAATGCAGCAGGGTATCATGAGACTTCTCATGGCATAAAAGGAGGGAACATCATTCAAACTCATGAGATAACATTTGCTCACTGAGGGCCccgtccaaagcccattgaagtcaatggatgggTTCTCACTGGCAGCGGAGGTCTTCAGAGCAGGACTGTGCTGAGTTCTCTCCACAGCGACAATTCAGATGAAAATAGGAAAGCACAGGGACAAGCAGGGACAAAATGCCCCAAGGACTGCAAAGGTCTCCACCCTTCCCTCTGCTAAACTCAGTGAGGCAGCCGTAGTTCTGAATGGCTGAATGATCCTGCAAAGCAAATCCATCGAGTTCTTCTGCTAACGAAGGAATTCAGCTTACAAATGGGATGCATTCAAGAACGAACAGAGTTATGGGTTAGTGTATTTATTACTCCTAGAGACAGACTTCATTTTATGCCGGGCATCTGCCAACAATTAATCTCCGAGAGAAGCATAGGCAGAGGCTTTACACCAGGCAAAGTGTCGTCAGTAAATTAGCCTTTTTTATTCTCCCCCGAGACCGTCTGTTCCAATGTCAGCTGCTGTTCATTTTTGGGATGCCGCAGTCCTTGGCCAGCCCGCTGGCTTGTGGGAACCGGGTCCAAAGCAAACGCCTGAAATGCCGCAACAAGTGGATGGGTGTGCAGTAACAATCGTAAGTGCTGAGGTAGCAGTTTTCAGCCctagatctcagagtgcttttgCAGTCTCTGTTTTGCTGATGTGAAAAGCGGGTCACCGAGCCTTGAAGGGATTTGTCCAAGGTGTCAcaggaggcagagccaggaatagaagccagctGTCTTAGTTcccactggaccatgctgtctTTTAAATCAAGGCTGATATAATGTATTGGCTTTATGTCTTTTCTTGCCCCTTTTGGCccaagcagttagccaatattctGAGGCTTGCAGGTTGTCTCCATTAGGGGAAGAAATTGATGGTGGAAACAGAtgtttctttggtgcaatcctgtctATTTTCTGTACAAAGGCCTGTTTCCCTGAATGCAGTAAGAACAAACAGCAACAGATAGTTTCCGGCCTTACGGTTCCATGCGTCTTTCCaaccagcactctgcccaaaagaAGCTCTGTCTCTTGGCTTCCTCTCAAGGCCATGTTACCAGCGCTTCTCTGGATGTCTCCTGGCTTTCTGGCCACTTTTCTGCTTCTCTCAGGGTTAGTCTGCGCTACAAAGTTCTGCTGACATTGCCAGGTCATCTAGGAGTGGGAAAAAACCCTCAGTGTAACTATACCAACAGAAGAGTGCTTTTGGCAGCATATCTAATGtcatttggggagggggtgtagCTGGGCCAGCAGAACTCCTTTCACTGGCCTAAGCTGTGTTTCCAGTAGGGGGCTTTGCTGGTGTGCTTTACCGGCAAGGCTCTGTAGACAGGCCCCACGCACAGCTGCCGTGTTTGCACTGAACACCCAGGGAAACACCTCTGCCCACATAGCTCAGCTTCTGACTGGCCTTGCACGTAGCCTCGCCCCTTGGACAGTGTTTTCTATTGTGTTAGCTATGTTGCTCCATCAAGGCGCTTAATTGCTTCTTACTGTCCCGGGGTGCACCACTCGTGGCTTGtctggcgcctcctcctggtcactctggggattaacTCTCAAGGTCGACGACCCTTCCATGGTCACATGCCATCACACCACGTCTACAGCTCTTCTCTTGTCCCAGGCACCGCAgtgtcctctttgtgactcagccctccggccggGGCACTCAGtgttcccccttctggggtacagTCCTTCaattctctgcccctcccacagtgacccaggcagtcttcccattcacggCCCCCTGCCTGGTCTATGCCACACCTgtggtggctggtaggggaacccgggcTCACCCACTGCTCTggattccagtccagggaccctacacCCAGTAATCCTGggctttcctctcccagccctcactgctcctttcctggccTGCGTCCAACAACTCCTGGTTCCCCTCCTTGCTCAaacactcctccctcttcccagggagtgactgaccctttcccagcagcagcccgtctattgccagcttcctggcttgaTCGGCCccgcctgttcctgcccagctgaaccTGCATGCaatcagccccctgctccctagCTCTGCCTGGGCACGTTAACCCCTTCCAGGCCTGTGTGGGATGGACACTCCCTCACACTTACATTGATCCTGAGTGAAGGGTGGTTAGATGTGGATCGGACACGGCAAGGTCTGTGATTGCCAATAATCAAAGACACGGGTGCTGGGAGGCACCAACGCTCTCCAGCATAACCGTAATGGCGACTGCATTGGCTCTCTCCTGCTCCAGTCACTTAATCATAGATACATAATTCCCCAGTTGCTTTAGTCTGACAAAGCCTGAGGTACCGGCCTTCAGGGCCTGGGGCTAGGCCCATTTGTTCTGGCTTTTGCCCATCCAAGGTGATGGAGAGCTGCTGAGTTGGCATTGGCCAGTACATGACCGTATTTTAGCTGTTATATTTGTATCCATCAGGTATGTTTtataagttacaaaaaaaacatGACAACCTGCCCCCTTTTTTATTTAGCATTAAGGGAAAGTCCTATAAAACTGGTAGGGAATGCCAACTCTTCTGCTGGGTTTTCAACTAACCTATATTTTCAGGGCTAAGTAGGAATTCAATGGTAAAGAGGCCTTCCACTTATAAAGGGTGAATGAGGAAATTGCTTCTCATAGGGGTTTCAGGAAGCACTACAGATATTTACACTACCTGTGTTCTTTATTCCAGGCTTGGAGCTGGCAAAGAAATTTGAAGAACTTGAACAGGTGAGAGGTGCATGCATTGATACAGAGCGAATCAGACAAAAGCCATTAGTGTGTCAATAATACCCAGACTGGACTAGTGAGTACATTGCGATCCCCGGCCTGTTTTAATCGATTTCAGTGCCCCAGCGTGAGAACGGGCCGTCTCctcaggaagaggaagaggaaagcaCAGCAGGGGTTTAAAATACTCATCTGATGGAAGAAATACATTCATAGATtgccaggccagaagggaccactgtgatcctctTGCATAGTACAAGCCCTAGGACTTCCCCAAAGTAACTCTCAGAGCagttattttagaaaaacatccagtcgtGATTGAAaagtggccagtgatggagagtccaccatcAGCTTTGCATTGGGAGCAAGCTAGCAGAGAACATTGATTAGGCTGCAGCAGTGACCCATATCGGccatatttaaagggccagcatcCGGAAAGGCATGCGGGGGAAAAAAGTTCCCAGAAGAGGGAAACTCTTCCCAGGGGAGAGGTAGAAGGGACTAGCTACAGAGGCAGGTGCTGCTGCTTTGTCACGTTTAATCCCATCACTGGGTCACACCAAGGAGCTATGGGTGGGGGGACTGGTTCAGACTAGAGACAGGACCACAGCACAAAGTCCTTCTCCCAATCTGAATTTTCCCAGGTCCTTTATGATGATTGTTTGTGTCGCAGTAGCACTTTGAGGCCTACGCCAGGAGCATGTCTCCATTTTCCTGGGTGATCCACCCCACTGTGGGTGAGCGACAGTCCCTGCACCAGAGAGCGGAGGGTCTAAGCAGACAAGGCTGGTGTAAGTGGGCGCCCTCACCTCTAGGGACATGGCAGTGCAGGGAACTTGGTCTCTTACCTCTCGGTGGCCGGTTCGGTGGCTGTGATGGCTAGTCCCAGCCGgtgtcttctcccctctccctctctgttttcTGGGCCTCAGCCCTCGAACCAGGTCACATGACAGTTCACTCCTTTTCCAGGGTACAAAAGAGCCATCCAACTTAAAGTCCAACTCAAATGCCCAGACTAGCAGCTCTTCTGGCCCCCTCGGGCACCACGGAAGTTCTCTGCATCTCTTGACCCTGCAGAGCTTCTCTTCTCTTGCTTCTTCCCCAGCGGGACTGCCCCGCTGCTTCCCTTCACCAGGCTTGCCAGCAGTTTACCGCTGAGGATCTCCCTGCTCCTTTTAAGCCACATCTCAGGGATTGCCCCCCACCCAGGAACCTACTCTGCTCCATGGGGAAACTCAGCCTGACTTCCTCAGGCTCTCCTGCTTGTTCCTTCCTCCTGGGTCTTCCTCCCTCTGCTGAGTTCCCAGCTTTAACTAGCAATCTCCTGGCTTCAGCTCCCCACCTAATTAAGTCAATTGCAACCAGCTGCCATCACAGATCCACCCTTATGTTTCAAGCTCATTGGTTAGGCTTAGCTGCTAAATTATGGGCATGATTGAGCTCAGCTTGCCTcaaagggccagccagcctgcGACAGGAGAGAAAGCctgtgaggggaaactgaggcacggggagtgGAAGTGACTCACCCATGATCACATGGCAGGTcatgggagagctgggaatagaatccaggtctcctgactctcagtccaacTTGTCTCTGCAAGGTGTCACTATATCACACCTCGCTGCGACTGGGATAGAGATGGGCCCCAGCACAGTGCCCTGATTCAGATGGGACCTTTCCCAGAGATCTGGGATATTAAGATCTGGCTTCCTTGGAGCTATGTTGCCGGAGCAGAAGCACAGAGTCTCCTTGCCGCGGACGGCTCTCGCCTCTAGAAGAGGGAAAGAACGGCCCTTAACGTGGAATCCCTGCCACAGAGAAACCAGTGCTACAGGTTCACTGTTGCCAGAAGGGAAAGTGAATGGGAGACGAGCGTGGCAAATGAGGGGAGGATATCAAGGCCACAGCGGCAAGAGGAATAAGGTCGTGGCACTCTATGCAGTGATAGTGGGTGGGTGGCTCGCgggagaagggctgggggtgggtcaGGAGAGGTTAATCTAACCTTGTGCTTGTTCCAAACAGCTGGAGAAGTTAAAGGAGGAGCTTTCGGCTGGGGAAGGCTCTGAGGAGGCTTACACTGAGGCGGGCCTGCTGCCATCACACCCTGACAAACGCGGTGGGTTTTGGTTTTAGAGCCGCTGCTGTGAGCCCCTGGGATCTATCTGCCTgcagccctcctgccccctttaGGGCATTCCCTCTGCACCCCTGTGAGCGATAGCAGATATGCTGAGAACCCCAAGGCAAACAGAGCTCAGCCATCCATTGTCACCGGCTGGGCATCTAGGGGCCTTACCATTGCTTGCTAATTAATCAGCCTTGTTGACTAGCAGCAGGATCTCCTTCTAGCCTGAGCTGACTGGCGCTGCCTGTCCACATTTCCAATTGCTTCTGATAGTTTAAGGGGCTTTGGCAGCATCCTAAAATGGTCCTATTTTGGTCCCTTTTGGTGGAAAATCAGAAGCTTTTAAGAGCTTGTTGGTTCATAAAGGAACTGTGGACCCCAGGCTGTAAGGAATAGCTCTGTTGAAGGTCCTCATGTATAAAGGAATTTTAGCAACTGGAACCACTCCAGGGATCCTTTAAGTGCTTCTAAAATCCATTTGGAAACTTCAAGCAGCCTTGCAGCAGGCGTCTCTTTTCATTCAGGAGAGGATTTGGGGTTATTTGGTACATCCCGGCTCTCAATTCTGCAGAAACCCCTTTTTTTGCAGAGTGAATCGGCCCACTTTACACAAGCTGATAGTGAACACGTTTCCCCTCTGCCAAGGTCACTGCTCTCTTGTGTCTCTGTATGGGcaaaacaaggagcaattgtTTGTGTGGCTGAGAGACAGTGAGGAAGGACATGGAAATTAACCAAGAATACAATGAATTAGAGGAGGCCAAGATCTCATTGGAGATGTCATTCAGTCCATTCCTCCTGCCAAGAATGCAGGACTGCTGCCTACCGCCAGTCGAGTTTT of the Dermochelys coriacea isolate rDerCor1 chromosome 9, rDerCor1.pri.v4, whole genome shotgun sequence genome contains:
- the UTS2B gene encoding urotensin-2B, translating into MDKICSVQFCLGLLTVFSIMLSIPSAHGKPLALQESPRFLERGDTNHQDMLLTLLLNKNLGWRQPADSSLELAKKFEELEQLEKLKEELSAGEGSEEAYTEAGLLPSHPDKRACFWKYCV